ctttgttttccattgaatatttcatcaagtgataatatttatattagataaatctgataattgagcgggactttgataaaaacatgtcaagtaacattgatattttattCTAGTATCGTATCATTTTCATCTCTCTGAAATCATTTTACGTTAATGTACATTCAACAATGAACAATTACGAAAGACAAATGTGACGGTAAGAATGTTGAGAAACGTTAAACCAGAGATAGCTACTTttaattccttgacaatgaagacagattgtCATCTCTTCAGTTCCTTCCTAATATCCTGCGTTTACACATGGTTTTAATTCTTTTTGACGTGTGACTCATctctaaccaatcaaagtcaaagacactTCTTACATTCCCGCCAAAACCGGTTATATCACAGCCTGAATCTTTACTTTAGTATATgtttatgtacagtacagtgtatGTGTATGCGTATACTCACAGCACATCGCTCACCACTGGATCTGGTCGTCACTTATCTACCCACCGATACATTATattattgtagcagtagttcatcgtagctgtagtaataaagtttgaagaaatagagCCACCgccttgtaacctccacaaatgtaataatctccaccaatgtaacatcaaccacaattgtaataaaatcaaccaaaaatgtaataaaacagtcaaccattaatgtaagaacccgcaaccacaaatgtaataaacaaattaaccatactGTAataaactcaaccataaatgtaataaacttgaacttgcatatgtgatcatttgtttatcgatgccctgagtaaataataactttaataagactagtgtaatgttattgcatactttcctgaaactagcttttctttccgaaacacagaatagaattctttgagaacactatcagaaaacggcgaggtacagatcaaaccgttagataatggaagcgGAACTGCAGTTCAAGACACAATGATTACACAATAAGGAAGCGCCAAAATAAATCGTTAACCAGTGATACCATGCAAAGTttatgactcagaacaaataacagaaaatatacaaccttataacagaaacttacgacacaaaacatgttgacaagaacatatttctatatttcaatctagtaaaaacaataccaacactaccttgaacaaagtagaacaaaattagacatcctaacatccccagtgaaggaacaaacatcAAGTGGGACAATAAAggaatacagaaaatctatcgatcattccacacaatttatccactgaagatgaatttgaggcgactgattatgaaagtgcggcaaatttcaaaaaaaactgcGTTAAAGGaacgtagtgttatacagtctcctctactctggagtagagactgcactgacactcaaATTACAGccgtgtctcgccatggccaatcagttttgtacacaaaatagggaaacgtaaatgcattttgaaatatacaaaacacactaaacgcaaacaattaagatatgaataatgtgtggagttgctttgcTTATTACAGAGATAAATATtgaagggctaattcctcaaaatcaatgacaaaatagatttattacatttatggttgacaagtattacatttatttgtgatttttttattacatttatggttaccatttattacaattgtggttgatgtttttattacatttatggttgatttttgttacatttatgggtgatattacatttatgggtgcactttattacaattatggttgatgttacatttatggagattattacatttatggaggttacacgcctctgtctccatcacttgaaCTCAAAGGATCCTCCTTCACAAACAATTCCACACTAAGGTTGTTGACAGACTAAACATTAATGAAGTGCGAGATACGCACACGCCGACACAATACTGTCACCACTAACAAGAATGTATCTTGTGCCCAACGCAGTGTAGAAACACTGATGTTTAAGGGACATGAATGGAGTTCGGATAATCAAACGATTTGGATAATCGGCTTTCAGTTTCGTTCTCTATTGTTAATAAGCACTGATATTGGCCTTGTTTTGCTAATTGGAGattgataaaaacaataaaaagtgaaattttcatcatacTTACAAATCgatatgattttagaaaaaccatAAGGATAAACTGACTTTCTTAATGCAAAATATGTTTGGAGTAGttaaaaattcttaaaaaaatatttcgttgATCAAAAATGCACCTTAATTATTGTATATATGGTGTACATATTGGTATGACAAATTGACAGAACTAAAACGaaactttggaaaaaaaaattcatcaaaattaaataaaatttgttttaaagaAACTATAAGATAATATGATTTATATAATTGCAAAGTTTGATTAAAGCAGTTACAAttcttaaaaaaatgtttagtaGATACAAACATGTAGCTTACAGTGTGTACTGTGTACATATTGGTATGACAAATTTACATAACTAAACCCAGTATGTGGGTCATATTACAATGGCTAATACCAGGGaatcaaattttgtttctcaaaggAAATCAATTCTCAACAGTGCAACTCTTTCTATTATAAATACTAAAATATATCAAGTGTAATTTAattatttgtattgaattgACAAGTTTCATGTCAAGTAATATCAACTTGTTGAAAAATCAGTGACCATAAATTAAGTCTTTGTATTGTCTTTGACGGAGAAGTCACAACATTTACAGCTTCCCTTACTGTGCAAACACTTTAATGCAGTCATTGGCATGGTCAACTACAGCCACTCTGCAGGGAACATCATTGGTCAGTGTGATACCAAGTGGCCAATCCAACACATCCTCATCACTGTCAATGCGGGATATGAATTTACCTCTGCTGTCTAACTTTAACACACGTTTGTGTCCCCTGTCACAGATATACACACAACTGTCTTCATCCGTCACAATTCCCAGTTGCCATTTCAGGCTGTCATCACTGCTGATTTTGTGAAACgagtataaaaatttacaatctgcACTGAACACCTGAACATTTTCATAAGTAGATACAAATACTTCTCCTTGACCATTAATAGCCACATATGTAGGTCCATCAAGGGTACCATACTTTCCAAAGGATTTGATGTGCTGACCATGCTGTGTGAATTTCCTGACACAGTGACTCCCCTCCTTGTCTGTTTCGTCACTACCCTTTCCATCATAGTCTGTGACATACACACTGCCATCTAGAGGACTGATGGCAATTCCATAGGCATATTTCAGTtcattttgtccaaagtatcTGAGTAACTGTCCATCCTCATCACTCACAACTACCTGATTGTTGCCTGAATCTGACATGAAGTATTCATCATCAGCTGATACTGCTACTCCTTTAGGTTTAAATGGCTTCTCAAATTGTGTAAATGTGAAACTTGATTTGTAATTTCCATCCCTATCAGCTATGTGTATCCTATTGTTACCTGTATCAGCTGTGACAAAGTCTCCATGTTTATTAGTGGTTATCCCTGTCGGCCTGTTAAGCTGACCTTTGCCTATTGTCTTCACCCAACCCTTGACGGAAATCACAAATGGTGATCCTGGTATCGGCTGGTCACCAAGTTCTACTGTAACTTCATGTCTTCCACCAACATCTGCATCAATTCTCAGACTGTGTGTACCATTTCCATTGTCTACTGCAACTATGTCTTCACATGACCCATCTTCTTTCCACATCTTTGCTGTGATTTCTTTGTATGATATGACTGGTTTTCCTCTCCTGTCAGTAATTCTGACCGTGACATTGACAGATTCACCCCTGACAAGTCTCGTTGGCATGTTCTCTACTGTACACATTGATGCACTGACATCCATCTTCAACAATCCCAGCATTCCATGCTCAGGTGGGTCAACTGAAGGTTGGAATTTAATCAACTCAGATTTTATCAGTTGATTCATCTTATGTACAAAGTTATGAATGTTGTGCATTGTTTCCTTCTTTGATGAGAGGAGTCTGGCGGCATTCCCATCATGCAACAATGATTCCAGATAACTGCATGCTTTGGAAATGTTACCGTGTTTGTCCTCCCATTCATCAAATTCGGACACTTTAGTTTCTTTTATCAAATCAAACTCAAATTTCATTGTTCTGATCAGCCTTGATTTCTCAAGTTCAATCTTTTGTATCATGTTTTTAGCTTTCCTATTAATTTTATCTTCTTCCTCCTGGCGACATATGTCAAGTTCATCCTTGGCAGCCTCACCGCTCTCGTGTAGTTTAGCAGTCTGTTCATGTCTTTTCAACTTATCCGTCATCTTTTTTAGCTGTTCTCTGTATTGATCAGCTGCATCTTGTAGATCTCTGTGGACATGGTCAGGGACAGGGTGAGTGGCAATACAGTCAGGGCAGATAGACACTTGACAGGAATCACAGAACAGATGTACTTCATTCTGTGGATGAATGCTACAGTgtactttgctttgctttgacAGTTCTCCTGATAGTTCTTCAAGGTATTTGTCAAGTTTGACTTCACGTTGGCTTTTGCTGGTTTCCATGTCTTCATGGGCAGTGATGCATGAAGAACAGAAATTTGAATCACACTCTATACAGCTGTGTACAGCTTCTCTTTCTTTGCATCCTTCACACTGTCCTATGTCCAGCTCTTCAATTTTCAGTCTTTTCTTGGAGACATCAACCTGTGATTTAATCAATAATTAACAATGTTGTAATGTAGCATCATTCATCGTCACCAAAGTACTAATTCTGACACATTATCTTGAAGACATGTCTTTCATGAAATGaaacgagaaaaaaaaatcttcttgcACGTTGTATAAACATACAAGTCTGACCAATTCTATTTGATACACATGGgaaattaacagaaaaaaatcaaaacccaCCCGATTTGTTGACAAGTAACTTTAATTCATATTGTAAACTTAATTCCACTTTCACAGGGTGTTACGCTGGTATGCGTTCTTTAATCTAGTGAGTAATcaggtattttgaaaatcacgGAAAAAATCATATGATATCACAAATATGGTATTAAATTTTATCACTTTATTCGTAATTCATTTATCATAACCATATTcttcatgaaatatattttattggAATAATCACATGATCAAGTCAATTACTCCAATCACatgatcaaaacaaaataataagaATATACTATTTTCTCTAATCATATGAATATCAagatgatttgtaaaattatatgatgatattcacaaaaatattaacGTAGTATAGTAGGTCAGTTTACTTATAATTATTATCTAGAGATAGAATATCAAGTATAATGCAGGTGAAAACAATGATAAATCTTAAGACATTCAAAAATATCATATGAATTTTGCAGTTTTGGATCATATGTAAGGGGAGTATATAGCAAAATAAAGTAAACACAGTGAATAACAACATACAGACAGGAGAACAgagtaaataaatgaattagGCTACTAAAAAGTAAATCAAACCTACAAACCAAGAAGCAGGgcaatttaaaaatatgtgGTCTGCTATGGATGGTCCTTCTCTCTCAAATCTTGACAAGGTAGattatttgacatgcatatgttaGTCCCATGTTTTTagtgtttctgtttgttttgtctttgttttcttcagtatggtaaattttgtttcctctttttgacatttttcctcCTTTAATCAACAATGTTTTATCAAATTGTTTGGTTTCTATTACTTATTTGTCTTTCATCCAAACAAAAATCAGAGTTAAAGTTTTGAGAGATCAAGCAGCAGGTAGCATGGCAGACTCTCTCACAGCTCCTCATTCGATGCGAAGGTATGCGCCCTCAACAGTCTTTCTAGCAAACGACGCTCACCGAGCCAGTCATGCTTTATCGTAGCAGGACTTGGGGCTTTTttcgatttttgttatttttccgAGTGGCCATATCTTTGGCGTCATCGGCGCCTCAGCAATGGCTTTGTTTCCACCCCTATCGTAATTGACAGGCTGCGCTATATCTGAAGTTAATATTTTGAGAAGGACAATAATTCGATGTGGCAGCTCTATACCCAGTAGTTTACGTAATCACTGTCCCGACTGTGGCACTCTTGAAAACGCTGTGCATAGCGGCTGGCATTGATCCTGAAACAGCGGCGAAAGCACAACTATGCAAGCTACTCCTAGGAAACCGTCGAAGTCTCCGGAAACATTATGCATCGTTCGGGCAAAATACGGCACAAAATAATGTCAAGCTAGGTAACTACAGTGATTTCCCGTAGCCCGTCGGGAGTATTACTATGCTAAGCGTATTCTGGTAGTTGGCACATGGCTGGGTTTCTAATTGCTTGCCTCGCAACTTATAgatatgaaatttattttgtcaatgAAATACGCTGGAAGTATTATGGTAAGACATTTAGAACCATTGACTTTCCGCCCCACTGACTATAATTCCAAGACGTCTAAATTTAGTATCTATTTCAGAAATGCCTAATACAAAAAGCAGCTATTTGAGCTGCGGGGTATCAACACTCTCATAAATGACATGTCTGTCTCGATAGCATGGTCCAATGGCaggcaaaattgaaaatatgggTCGACTTTTTCTAACCAAtagaaaaaaatcgaaaaaagtGGTAACAGCCCTTCGCCGGCTTCGCCAGCTCACTGAGGGCGCTAGTATGGATTGAGGAGTAGCCGgcaaggggctgtgagagagtctagtgGCAAGGCTGCAGAATTGTAGCCTTTAGTTTTCCACAGTGTAGTTGTTTGAAGGGTAGAGACAACCCTTTCAGTTACATATATTTTAGAACACTGTTGACTGAATCAGTGCTGCTTGGCAATATATCATCTGAAGATTGAAATCGTTACTTTACCcaaaataataatgtttattagTCTGCCTACTCTACAGAGGCACCGTCTATCGATTTTTGTAGATTCTAATAATAGTTTATTTGTATGTAAACTTGTCAAAGTAAAATATCAGAGATTTTACAATGCGTTTCGTTTCATAAATTCAGCTGTCTTTCCTTCATGCCTTCGACCGTCAACTAGTAATCATATCCATAGGGACTGTCAGCTAAATAATCAGGTCATTTGCCATGAAGAAGTCAAATGCCGCCCTTCTGTCTTTTTTTCTGTCGTCAGTGTTATCTTTTTATTTTAGAATAGATAGCCTTGAAACCGGTCAAAGTGGAACTTTGGATTTAATTTAATTGCTGAAGCCAGATTACATTTCCTTCAAATTATAATATCTCCTGATTCGTATTGgacaacaaatatttacatattgtCGAAAGAGGGCGCCAGTCATGTCATCCGTTTCATAACAGAATCCCTCCAGCGCACCGTTAATCAAAACAGCTCCGTGTAACGGCATTAATGCAAAACTAATTAATGACTAAGTGTTGTGTTTTGCTAATCATCTGCAGAATAGAGTGTTGGCAAGAAACATGTTTGATGCGCAGTGCCGAAGGTGACATTTGGCCTTcccgacacacacacacacacacacacacactctctctctctctctctctctctctctctctctctctctctctctctctctctctctctctctctcttctctggAAATCTATTTAATACAACTGTATTAAATATTCACATATTTGTCAGTCACATAAACTTACTCGGGTAAAAAGTTTGATTCAGACTGTCAGTTGTTTAGCAGATCTCAATCAGATGTCATTGAAAATACCTCATTACTAACGTGAATGGGTCGGTTTAAACATTTATAATATCCTTTTTCAAATAGATTACTCTCTTTTAAATTCTATTAGCAAATTTAAGTTGTGAAGTGCAAACACGACTAAAAGTCAGAGCCCAAACGCTTATTCTGTGGCAAGCCAAGTTTTAAATAGACAAAGATTGAAGAGAATCAGTAAAATTTCTGCATTCAGAATATTTCCAATCTCTAAAATGAAGAATTATTTCTAtgtaacaaaaatgaaaaattctatTCATTAATGCTTGAAAGTCAAAGAACTTTACATGGTTTTGGTGTTCTTGTTTTCAGAGAAATTATAATTGTGGATTATATTATTACTATGCTTCATTCTACCAAAATAACACGGTGACCTCATGCATTATTCTCTTTTTTATTGTCCACATAATTAATGCAGGTAAATATGATAGATATATTTCGCCAGAAATTCCTGAAATTAGTGATGGCACttatatttcttttcatttctgcatgaatttcgtGTCGGTTACCAACATGACAGCTTTTTCTCATACAAATTCTTGCGAGAGCTTTTGCCAGCTTAATGAGTTAGTGGGtttgtgtgtcaatatgtacgcactgataacaatggattttaaatttgacgcctaaaCCAAGCATGTCAGTGATTGGTCAGAAAAGCTGTTCCACTTATCATGAACACAGTACCCACTAAGTATAACGTTTTGTTTATCGGATCATCAACGCTAGTTTTAGTTGAACTTCAGACGTGAGCTGAGCACAATCTAAGTTTTCTAGACAAAgcatataaaatattttcactggcgctttacacaGTGTCGTATGACTATGC
The DNA window shown above is from Ptychodera flava strain L36383 chromosome 5, AS_Pfla_20210202, whole genome shotgun sequence and carries:
- the LOC139133672 gene encoding E3 ubiquitin-protein ligase TRIM71-like, whose product is MTGSVDVSKKRLKIEELDIGQCEGCKEREAVHSCIECDSNFCSSCITAHEDMETSKSQREVKLDKYLEELSGELSKQSKVHCSIHPQNEVHLFCDSCQVSICPDCIATHPVPDHVHRDLQDAADQYREQLKKMTDKLKRHEQTAKLHESGEAAKDELDICRQEEEDKINRKAKNMIQKIELEKSRLIRTMKFEFDLIKETKVSEFDEWEDKHGNISKACSYLESLLHDGNAARLLSSKKETMHNIHNFVHKMNQLIKSELIKFQPSVDPPEHGMLGLLKMDVSASMCTVENMPTRLVRGESVNVTVRITDRRGKPVISYKEITAKMWKEDGSCEDIVAVDNGNGTHSLRIDADVGGRHEVTVELGDQPIPGSPFVISVKGWVKTIGKGQLNRPTGITTNKHGDFVTADTGNNRIHIADRDGNYKSSFTFTQFEKPFKPKGVAVSADDEYFMSDSGNNQVVVSDEDGQLLRYFGQNELKYAYGIAISPLDGSVYVTDYDGKGSDETDKEGSHCVRKFTQHGQHIKSFGKYGTLDGPTYVAINGQGEVFVSTYENVQVFSADCKFLYSFHKISSDDSLKWQLGIVTDEDSCVYICDRGHKRVLKLDSRGKFISRIDSDEDVLDWPLGITLTNDVPCRVAVVDHANDCIKVFAQ